Below is a genomic region from Miscanthus floridulus cultivar M001 chromosome 1, ASM1932011v1, whole genome shotgun sequence.
attctgtagtagtgaatatCCATAGAATATCATCCATATCCATACACATCGAATTGATGATATGGTTATATACATACCATAACATTAGAATAATAGGAACTCGGATTACTGAAACTCAGAGCATATGAGGAAAAGCTGAATTATGGATGGATCAAATAACACACTATCTATGGAAATGAGTATTGGTTTACTGAAAAGAATCCAAATATACTTTTAATACCAATCAATATTCACTAAGATAAAAATAAAGTACTGAATGAACTCTTCCTTGGTGTTAAGGTAGGAACTTAGAATAGTCATGGACTATAAAAAACTCCTGATGAGCAAGTTCCACTAATTAAGGAACTTAACTAATGGTTTCTCTTGATGGACACTTGGACACTTGTACATACGAGTTTTGAGTCCGTTAAAATTGTTACGATATCCTCTAGAATAACTTTCTGGCCAGTCCGTGAAATATTTCGAAATCCATTAAAGTCATGTCATCTCAAAGAGAAGTGATCAACATCGATCTTATATGGTTGATAATTCGTTCTCGACCAACGTGGAGTTACAACTGGCACGTCGTTTGCCGGCagtttaattctaaaaaatttgtgaaccatgcatgcatgtaatcTTTCTTCATCATCGTTACTACGAGTTCACATTTGGGATCGATCGGTTGGCCGGTGCTCTATCTTCAGAACCGCAGAACATGCAGCGAACAGGGTTTCGATTAATGTAGTGGAAGGAATTCGGGTTAGTTGATGGTTGCTTGCCTCAGAAATCTTCTTAACAGATCGATCATTCTATCTATCAAACTGCGATCAACTAACACACCTTGCATTGCATCCATGATTAGTTCCAATGCCAAAGTCAGAGGCCTAGCTTGGAACACGCTATCGGTGCATCTGCAACCATGTGCTTCGATGGAACACGGATTCGTGTGTTCTGACTGGCCTCTCTGACACAAAGCAATCAGGATGATCGACCATCATACCCCTAATCAACACCCTCCTGTGATTAATAATATAATAAATTCTTGCTCACTCGGTTAGCCACGCCGCGCCTCTTCCTCTAGTCTATCTAGCTATTTAAGCACGGGCCTCCCTGACGCCTTGCATCTCATTCCATCCACAAGCTCAGCTCAGAACGTATACGTACGTCCATTGCACAGCCACACCTCGCTCGTCCTCACGAACACACCCCTCGCCATTCTCTGCATTGCCGACGTCTATATATGGACACGTCGTCCAGATCCCTGATCCTGTGCACAGTCGTCCTCGCAGCATGCCTTAggctcgccgccgccggctggTCTCAGGGCACCGCGACGTTCTACGGCGATGCCGACGGCTCCGGCACCATGGGTAAGATATTGTATATAggagttgtgtgtgtgtgtgtgtgtgtgtgtgtgtgtgtgtatatatatatatatatatatatatatatatatatatatatatatatatatatatatatatatggagagtatattcagtagccagctacagaataagttattttgtagccatcttcatttacgataattttatatactaatttacgataatgtcaatacatatttacgatagttgggctactataacatatggggatatttaccgtaacgttatagtaaatcacataGTAAggagttaccataatctcgtgaattagcatagtaattatcataactcaaagtggccacagaataagttattttatagccagctgcagaacagtagttatatatatattgcaTGCATTGTATTGCTGTACAATAGCTGTACACATTTTGTATACTAATTAATCCAATCAATACATACATGTGTATGTATTTAGGTGGCGCGTGCGGGTACGGCAACCTGTATAACGCCGGGTACGGCATTAACAACGCGGCGCTAAGCCAGACGCTGTTCAACAACGGCGCGTCGTGCGGGCAGTGCTACCTCATCACCTGCGACAGGTCACGGCCCGGCGGGCAGTGGTGCAAACCGGGCAACTCCATCACGGTGTCCGCCACCAACCTGTGCCCGCCCAACTACGGGCTCCCCAACGGCGGGTGGTGCGGCCCGGGCCGGCCCCACTTCGACGTGTCGCAGCCGGCGTGGGAGCACATAGGCGTCGTGCAGGGCGGCATCATCCCCGTCCTGTACCAGCAGGTCACGTGCACCCGCCAGGGCGGCGTGCGCTTCAGCATCGCTGGTTCGCAGTACTTCCTGCTCGTCAACATCCAGAACgtcggcggcagcggcgccgtGGGCGCCGCCTGGGTGAAGGGCGACAAGACGGGGTGGATCCAGATGTCCAGGAACTGGGGCGCCAACTGGCAGGCGCTGTCGGGCCTCGTCGGACAAGGGCTCAGTTTCGCCGTCACCACCACCGGCGGGCAGTACCTTCAGTTCATGAACTTCGTGCCGGGGTGGTGGCAGTTCGGCATGACCTTCAGCACCAACAATAATTTCGCCTactaaaacatgcatgcaaagcaTGCTTCGTTTCGCCATTTCTTGCGGCTCGGTCGGTTGAACGTGGCGTGTGCGTGCTCGTGATTTTGACAGAGCAGCTGCACTTGCCGTTGCATCCTTGGTGGCCGCCTGATGAGTGGCTTCTTCCCTACGTGATGCTCCGACTGCAGGAGGTGCGCGCCCATGTATAATTTCAAACTTCGTCCTCTATATATGTATTTTGTTATCTTCTCACAGACGTTTGTCGTCCCAATTTCATTTTTAAAAACATTGTGTTTTTTGAGTCTTAGATTAATATATAAGTGCATTATTGTGTGTGTAAACTTTATATGTAAGTACATTGTGTAAACATTGTGCTATTTGGAGATTTATTGTAATTGAGTCAAAAATCATCATCACTGTATTCAAAATACCTATTGCCTCCGACCCAATAGCAAAATAAGCCACATTTTTGGTATACTGGTAACCAACTTATTAGGGTACTATTTTTATATAGAAATATATTTATAAGGCCTGGAAAAGTAAAGTATAGCATATACTTAAATTTCAAACACAAGTCCACAAAGACATAGTTTCTCCGTCCCTTTTTAACTATTGTTCTTATATATCGTACCCAActttaatcaaat
It encodes:
- the LOC136488526 gene encoding expansin-A31-like, with protein sequence MDTSSRSLILCTVVLAACLRLAAAGWSQGTATFYGDADGSGTMGGACGYGNLYNAGYGINNAALSQTLFNNGASCGQCYLITCDRSRPGGQWCKPGNSITVSATNLCPPNYGLPNGGWCGPGRPHFDVSQPAWEHIGVVQGGIIPVLYQQVTCTRQGGVRFSIAGSQYFLLVNIQNVGGSGAVGAAWVKGDKTGWIQMSRNWGANWQALSGLVGQGLSFAVTTTGGQYLQFMNFVPGWWQFGMTFSTNNNFAY